The following nucleotide sequence is from Thermodesulfobacteriota bacterium.
CAGCAAGGTACTTTGCGGCGCAGCTGCAGCGCCAAAGTAGGTCCGACCAAGGATCAACTGCCCAGATGTCGTACGAACCACAAAGGGGATAGCAGGCATAATGACTAAATCATCTTTGGCAATTAAGAGATGGTTTTCGATTTTAATATCTGGAAATGATTCAAACATTTTGGTATACAGCTCTTCAAAAACCTGAGGGCCTTTTTTATTCTGAGTTGGAAGAAGGTCATTATGGTTTACAAAGTCGGGATGAAGTAGCTCTTGCAAAAGACTTAAATTTCGTTGGTTAAATGCATCATCAATTAGACTTCTCACAAGAGTCTTATTCTTATCTTCCTGATTCATAATACTGCAATATTACCAGAAAAGTAGGACTGTGGTTTTACAACAACTTTTGAAGATCTTCATCTGAGAGCTCAATCGGTTCAACGGTCTCGTTGATATTCTCTCTGAAATGATTTAGATCAAGCCCGAGCAGGTAGCAGCTTAAAAGTGAGCGTATATGTTTGTGCATTACAACAAGAACTTTTTCCCCGGGATATTTAAGAGCAATCTCTCTAATTGTGCGTACAATTCGCTGCTGAACTTGTGCAAGGGTTTCCGGAGCATTTGGAAGCGGGATTGAAGCATCAGCTTCGTTCCACCATTTGTAGAAGTCGCTGTTAGTATCAGCAAGAAGGTCTTCATACTTTTGTCCGTTCCAGTCCCCGTGATCTAACTCTCTTAGATCCTTGTGAATATCTAGCGGGATGCCAATCCTATCAGCGTATGATTTTGATGTGTCATGCGCCCTTTTTAGCGGGCTTGTGACAATTCTGTCAAAGTTAAGAGCTTCGATAAGCGGAAACGTCTCTTCAATCTCAGCCCATCCAACATCGCAAAGAGGACGATCGATTGTGCCGATTAGGCGCCCTTCTAAATTCCAGTCTGTTTTGCAGTGTCTTCCTAGATATATTTTCGCGGTTTGCGGTGAATCACTCATGTTAATTCCAACCTAATATGTATGTTTTATTTTAAATCAGGCATCAATATACCAGTGGGTCTTTGATTTACAAATTTTTTAATTTACTGCAGTTTCCTGCTTCGCGGGCTTTTTCTTTTTTACAGGAGGTTCCGTAGCTTTTTGAGCTTTTAGCTTGCTGCTCTTTTTTAGGTCCGGCAAGTAAGTACCGCCCAATTTGACATGCCCTTTGTCAACCCCGTCACTTAGTCTCTCAATTATGTAGTCTCTATCTAGACCCATAATATTTACTCCATGGTCAGACTCAACCAGGCAAAGCATTTTCATGCTCTTTCCGTTTTGATTAGCTAACTCATATATGGCTGAATAATTAAGTAGAGCCGCTTCAACTGTTCCGCAAGGAAGTGAGGGGTTACTGGCTCCTGCATGATACTCGCTCTTGCCAAACCAGTTGGGATCTGGATAGCCATGGAAATGAAGAATCGGAAGACCGTCTTTAATTAGATCCGGAGCATAAAGCGATGTTGCAACTGCTTGCGCCAAGATTACATATGTATCAAAGGATGGTCTAATATCCTTTCGGTTTAAATCTACACCTTTGGGTGTTTCTAAGTGAAGCTTTCCTTTTATTACTCCAATTCTTACTATGTCTGTGTTAGGATCAAGATTAGTTTTATTGCTGCCGGAGCGAGATGTTGCAATCCAAATATCGGGGACCTGCTGGTATATCTCCTTTCCTCTAATTAGAGTTTTGACATACCACCTGCCCTTGGAGTTCTCCCTTACCATATCATCATCAATGCTCTCGACTTTTTTAAGCTTATCCCATGTGGACTTGCTAATGGTGACCTTGCCTTCATATTTAGGAGCTTCGGCAAGTGCGATGAAACCATATGAGACCCCTGTTCGTCCTTCGAGAATTTTTACGACCACGTCTTTATGTGACTGTCTTTTTACTTTGTCGCTAAAAGAGGAGCCCTGTGGGAAAAGGTTTGTAGATTTAACCATTCTTCCTAGCTCTGCAAGCTGTGTTGGAAAATCCGTCTCTTTTGGATCATATTCACCTTTTTTAAACCTATTTAGTACAGGCGGTTTAATTGGTGCGTAAATCTTAGGAATTAAGGAGTTCATTACAAAATCGTCCATGTCCTCATTTAGGTAAATCGAGTCAGATAGGTTCATATTAACTAGAGAGAATTTATCAGGTGCTATACCCATAATTATCTCTGACATGGTTGCAATTAGGTTTTGCATACCGATTGCTATCTTTCTGTCATAGGTTGTATTTTTATCAGCAAATTCAGGCTCAAGCGGCATAAGTGTGATTATTTGAGTGTTAAAAGGATCCTGAACATATCTTGCTGTAAAATCATCTGCCCAGCCGCTGACTTTTAATATCTCCATAACCGACATATCGGGTTTACGAAGATATCCATACATCCTCTCTGCTACGTTACTAAAAAAAGTTCTTGCAATCGAGTACTCCCTTCTTACATCGACAACGGCGTGAATATTTCTTTTAACTTTCCTGGTTCTGAGCACTTTTGATATAAGGCCATCGGGAAGCTCTGCCGCCTCATCCCAAGGGATTACCTGAACACCGTGTTCTTTTAACTTTTTCTCAAGTGTTTCTCTAAACCTTATTACTATCTGGTTTCCATAATTATTGGGGAGCGGCCTGAAGGTAACCCTTACTCTTTTGGCCATCTCTAAAGGTTTTCTAGGATTTACTAAGTCTTTTTGCGGCGGCATACCCGAAAGACTTAAAATTGTTTTCAGTTCTAAATCTGCAAATTGCTGACTATCCATTATTTCTCTCCACTACTATCTTCCCACAAAATGCTTAAACATATCTTAAAAGTAATTCTTAAATACGGCGGATTAGATATTTACCACAAAATAGAATTACAATAGCCTATCAATTATAGACTATTGATAGGGCTTACTCAATAAGTCTGGGTTAGTAATTATT
It contains:
- a CDS encoding histidine phosphatase family protein, translating into MSDSPQTAKIYLGRHCKTDWNLEGRLIGTIDRPLCDVGWAEIEETFPLIEALNFDRIVTSPLKRAHDTSKSYADRIGIPLDIHKDLRELDHGDWNGQKYEDLLADTNSDFYKWWNEADASIPLPNAPETLAQVQQRIVRTIREIALKYPGEKVLVVMHKHIRSLLSCYLLGLDLNHFRENINETVEPIELSDEDLQKLL
- a CDS encoding ester cyclase, producing MNQEDKNKTLVRSLIDDAFNQRNLSLLQELLHPDFVNHNDLLPTQNKKGPQVFEELYTKMFESFPDIKIENHLLIAKDDLVIMPAIPFVVRTTSGQLILGRTYFGAAAAPQSTLL